One region of Centropristis striata isolate RG_2023a ecotype Rhode Island chromosome 3, C.striata_1.0, whole genome shotgun sequence genomic DNA includes:
- the setd5 gene encoding histone-lysine N-methyltransferase SETD5 isoform X3, which produces MSIVIALGVTTPETSYSDMAAGSDPESVEASPAVNEKNYNNHSCGSAQSHGYRGLPYADHNYGAPPPPTPPASPLSQTIIPRMDLNGVVRSSRYHEAIEDNSADSDSSSEEDGAVASWCHCSLTPDGLLIKCDNCRGLDRRKGTDSQHRKTENVSAGESSATESGDEEVSPSTISYTATQHTPTSIKLTVNRVKRSKSKKRKKSTEKARGTPKGKKVKAFREGSRKSMRMKKNSNLCSVQNSTTEASVLDENTAEGWESRIRQWTDQYEEALANQYSADVQTLLQLHRAATTPDSKEAPPSSTQIHASVDAMDTINRTELACNNTVLGSQMQLQLGRVTRVQKHRKILRAAKNLEPDTLIIEYRGKVMLKQQFEVNGHFFKKPYPFVLFYSKFNDVEMCVDARTFGNDARFIRRSCTPNAEVRHMIAEGMIHLCIYAISQITKDAEVTIGFDYEFNSCNYKVDCACHKGNQNCPVQKHNQSPRENLLSTPSLPPPSPLVGAETRRRKARRRELESNQTLDQHQEAKELQGTSDTEERLLDEMKVEEGEEGEVDENGVIISSKRTCNSLERRRRRGGGSEVKEEGVESEDGAGNPAGNTSSPHNTGVGVSTRRTTYVVEAPSIEEKTSLPSLPAPVAPPKPARPTKPRPKSRISRYRSSSSQRARRQRQALAQQAAAAAAAAAMAAMPSSADPGASLDEEGSQGPYGAEHGHGESGLGGHFLDGDGNGLNCINRGNMRYPKTKKYLVTEWLNDKVPGGEKIHQEVPVERPLRITTDPTVLATTLNMLPGLSHSSLICTTPRHYVRFGSPFNPERRRPRPLQMDGTYGCYKKRWIKQVEDESCSASVEDGTESTSSQQSTSSRSTPNPLSSEVNAPFKKRRSKYMPETTPAPSDHLLRPLSPITPPLPEDCLHPPLHTPCGFLLPNGLAYSPMPSLPASRCNTPLQFENISSPEASPVHRPESISPEPCLQTDFDIPRPQFPDLSLPSSLESPVAVTSDDFSLPGGPSGHDSQGPSSVGTSSLNPVSCPPSDLTSQTREQAFRTEFNLIYTCSPLNANLGNPAATDRHLSQSEGGFSPAESFHSSISGQGLLGDVGSGSMSPYGEPHYGGGYPDSGTPPHTSNPPQKRKRANQHTISLLTGKPDYQAIAVRSEYKPVQNMVSLLEYRKRKQGSGRDSEPTGSSSSLGSTPTRSGSQYSQDSHHPHCNQQMQPPASPHSCFSSAAHTSSIPQIEEVSPPDRQDNNNQWMVPTTVERLREGQVLERVLRSIKMERVYKRSDGSTEKESDAERYEMQAASMASPMKSPPVYSHQSSECHRQADSPSFLQQTSNSPFRGSYSPSSGQSFYPRLPTSQPGVSQDHPPSSFPSRTPDPTPTSSSDSRPPAGSLHQQSGSSNVDGGPAYGSSHLKASLLNSSGLVGTPTPGPRAHGQTKVDSGAHASRGSQQPVSRSLKSGSPGQAALQTGSRLLSATGSTHYQQRGTSLSQFQHSPLQGPGVRTQSGSF; this is translated from the exons ATGAGCATAGTAATCGCGCTGGGAGTCACCACACCTGAAACGTCTTACTCAGATATGGCTGCTGGATCAGA CCCTGAGTCAGTTGAAGCAAGCCCTGCCGTGaatgaaaaaaactacaacaaccACAGTTGTGGGAGTGCACAGAGTCATGGGTATCGGGGACTACCATATGCT GATCACAACTATGGCGCGCCCCCTCCCCCCACCCCACCTGCTTCCCCGCTCTCCCAAACCATCATTCCTCGCATGGATCTCAACGGCGTGGTACGCAGCTCCCGCTATCACGAAGCTATCGAGGACAACTCAGCCGACAGCGACAGCTCTTCAGAAGAGGACGGGGCTGTGGCCAGCTGGTGTCACTGCAGCCTGACGCCGGACGGCCTGCTCATCAAATGTGACAATTGCAG GGGACTCGACAGGAGGAAAGGAACAGACAGccaacacagaaaaacagaaaatgtctcAG cTGGAGAAAGCAGTGCCACTGAGAGTGGTGACGAAGAGGTTTCTCCCTCCACAATCTCTTACACCGCCACCCAGCATACGCCCACCAGCATCAAACTCACTGTCAATCGGGTCAAAAGGAGCAAAtccaaaaagagaaagaagagcaCAGAGAAGGCCCGTGGGACACCAAAGGGCAAGAAAGTCAAG gcTTTCAGGGAGGGTTCAAGGAAGTCCATGAGGATGAAG aaAAACTCCAACTTGTGTTCTGTCCAGAACTCAACAACCGAGGCCAGCGTATTGGATGAGAACACAGCAGAGGGGTGGGAGAGCAGGATCCGCCAGTGGACGGACCAGTATGAAGAGGCTCTCGCCAACCAGTACAGTGCTGATGTGCAGACACTCCTGCAGCTTCACCGCGCTGCCACCACCCCCGACTCAAAGGAAGCACCTCCATCCAGTACACAGATCCACGCCTCAGTCGACGCCATGGACACCATCAACCGCACTGAGCTAGCCTGTAACAACACAGTGCTGGGCTCACAGATGCAG CTTCAACTGGGGCGTGTGACACGAGTGCAGAAACACAGGAAGATCCTCCGTGCAGCCAAGAACTTGGAACCAGACACGCTCATCATTGAATATCGGGGAAAGGTCATGCTCAAACAACAGTTTGAAGTGAACGGACACTTCTTCAAAAA ACCCTACCCATTTGTGCTCTTCTACTCAAAGTTTAATGATGTAGAGATGTGTGTTGATGCAAGGACCTTTGGGAATGACGCCCGCTTCATCAGGAGGTCTTGTACCCCCAATGCTGAG GTCAGACATATGATTGCTGAGGGCATGATCCATCTGTGTATATACGCCATCAGTCAAATCACAAAGGACGCTGAGGTCACCATTGGATTTGATTATGAGTTCAATAGCTG TAACTACAAAGTGGACTGTGCCTGCCATAAGGGCAATCAGAACTGCCCAGTGCAGAAGCACAACCAGAGCCCCAGGGAGAACCTGCTCAGTACCCCCTCCCTACCGCCTCCCTCCCCTCTGGTTGGTGCCGAGACCCGACGGAGAAAAGCCCGGAGGAGAGAGCTGGAGAGTAACCAGACCCTGGACCAGCACCAGGAGGCCAAAGAACTGCAGGGCACCAGTGATACAGag GAGAGACTGTTGGATGAAATgaaggtggaggagggagaggaaggagaggtgGATGAAAACGGGGTCATCATCTCCAGTAAAAGA ACATGTAACAGCTTGGAAAGGAGGCGCAGGAGAGGTGGAGGATcagaggtgaaggaggagggtGTGGAAAGTGAGGACGGGGCAGGAAACCCTGCTGGGAACACTTCCTCACCCCACAACACTGGAGTGGGGGTCAGCACACGGCGCACCACCTATGTCGTG GAAGCGCCATCTATTGAAGAAAAAACCTCATTACCCAGTCTGCCCGCCCCAGTTGCTCCCCCTAAGCCTGCACGACCTACCAAGCCTCGGCCCAAAAGTCGGATCTCTCGTTACCGGTCAAGTTCATCCCAGCGTGCGCGGCGGCAGCGCCAGGCCCTCGCCCAGCAGGcggcagcagctgctgcagctgcagcgaTGGCAGCAATGCCGTCATCAGCTGATCCTGGTGCTTCTCTGGACGAGGAGGGTTCTCAGGGCCCATATGGGGCTGAACATGGCCACGGTGAGAGTGGCCTCGGGGGTCATTTCCTAGATGGAGATGGCAACGGTCTAAACTGCATAAACAGAGGCAACATGCGCTACCCCAAGACCAAGAAG TACCTGGTGACAGAGTGGTTGAATGACAAAGTCCCTGGAGGAGAGAAAATCCACCAAGAGGTACCTGTTGAGCGCCCTCTACGGATAACCACTGACCCCACGGTGCTGGCCACCACCCTCAACATGCTGCCAGGCCTCTCTCACTCATCGCTCATCTGCACCACACCAAGACACTACGTCCGCTTCGGCTCCCCTTTCAACCCCGAGAGACGCCGCCCCCGCCCACTTCAAATGGACGGCACTTATGGCTGCTACAAGAAG AGATGGATAAAACAAGTGGAGGATGAGAGCTGTTCAGCCAGTGTGGAGGATGGTACAGAGTCCACCTCTTCCCAGCAAAGTACCAGTAGCAGATCCACTCCCAACCCCCTGTCCAGCG AAGTGAACGCACCGTTTAAGAAGCGCCGATCCAAGTACATGCCAGAGACGACACCAGCACCCTCGGACCACCTGCTTCGGCCGCTCTCACCCATCACACCTCCGCTCCCAGAGGACTGCCTCCACCCGCCGCTCCACACCCCCTGTGGCTTCCTGCTCCCCAACGGCCTGGCCTACTCCCCCATGCCCTCACTGCCCGCCAGCCGCTGCAACACACCGCTACAGTTTGAA AACATATCATCCCCTGAAGCGTCTCCTGTTCACCGGCCCGAGTCCATCTCTCCTGAG CCATGTCTTCAGACAGACTTTGACATCCCTCGGCCTCAGTTCCCTGACCTTTCCCTCCCCTCCAGCTTGGAGAGCCCTGTGGCTGTGACCTCAGATGACTTTTCTCTTCCTGGAGGCCCTTCAGGCCACGATTCCCAGGGCCCAtcatctgtagggaccagttcACTAAACCCAGTGTCCTGTCCTCCCTCGGACCTAACCTCCCAAACGAGGGAGCAGGCCTTCAGGACAGAATTCAACCTCATATACACCTGCTCACCCCTCAATGCAAACCTGGGGAACCCCGCGGCCACCGACCGCCACCTGTCCCAGTCAGAAGGTGGCTTTTCCCCAGCAGAGTCCTTCCACAGCTCCATCAGCGGGCAGGGGCTTCTGGGAGATGTGGGCTCTGGCTCCATGTCCCCCTATGGTGAGCCTCATTATGGGGGAGGCTACCCAGATAGTGGCACACCTCCTCACACCAGCAACCCACCACAAAAGAGGAAG AGGGCCAACCAGCATACCATTAGTCTGCTGACAGGGAAGCCAGATTACCAGGCTATAGCTGTAAGAAGTGAATACAAGCCAGTACAAAATATG GTGTCTTTGCTGGAGTACAGAAAGAGGAAGCAGGGTAGCGGTCGCGACTCAGAGCCAACTGGTAGCAGCTCCTCTCTGGGCAGCACCCCAACCCGCTCTGGCTCCCAGTACAGCCAGGACTCCCACCATCCCCACTGCAATCAGCAGATGCAGCCCCCGGCGTCCCCACACAGCTGCTTCTCTTCCGCAGCACACACCTCCTCCATCCCACAGATAGAGGAGGTCAGTCCTCCAGACCGCCAGGACAACAACAACCAGTG GATGGTCCCCACCACTGTTGAACGTCTAAGGGAAGGTCAGGTTCTGGAGCGCGTGCTAAGAAGCATCAAGATGGAGCGGGTTTACAAGCGGAGTGATGGCTCGACAGAGAAGGAATCTG ATGCAGAGCGATATGAGATGCAGGCAGCGTCTATGGCTTCTCCCATGAAGAGTCCCCCTGTGTACTCACACCAG tcaTCAGAGTGCCACCGGCAGGCCGACAGCCCCTCCTTCCTCCAACAAACTTCCAACTCTCCATTCCGAGGATCCTACAGTCCGTCATCAGGCCAGAGCTTCTACCCACGCCTTCCCACCTCTCAACCTGGAGTGTCCCAGGAccatcctccatcctccttccccAGTCGCACCCCCGACcccacccccacctcctcctctgactCCCGGCCGCCAGCAGGCTCTCTCCACCAGCAGAGTGGCAGCAGTAACGTGGACGGAGGCCCCGCCTACGGCAGCAGCCACTTAAAAGCGAGCCTTTTGAATAGCAGCGGCCTGGTGGGGACTCCCACCCCAGGACCCAGGGCCCACGGGCAGACTAAGGTAGACTCGGGTGCCCATGCCTCCAGGGGGAGTCAACAACCGGTGTCTCG
- the setd5 gene encoding histone-lysine N-methyltransferase SETD5 isoform X5, with translation MSIVIALGVTTPETSYSDMAAGSDPESVEASPAVNEKNYNNHSCGSAQSHGYRGLPYAMQQSSVVCCQDHNYGAPPPPTPPASPLSQTIIPRMDLNGVVRSSRYHEAIEDNSADSDSSSEEDGAVASWCHCSLTPDGLLIKCDNCRGLDRRKGTDSQHRKTENVSAGESSATESGDEEVSPSTISYTATQHTPTSIKLTVNRVKRSKSKKRKKSTEKARGTPKGKKVKAFREGSRKSMRMKKNSNLCSVQNSTTEASVLDENTAEGWESRIRQWTDQYEEALANQYSADVQTLLQLHRAATTPDSKEAPPSSTQIHASVDAMDTINRTELACNNTVLGSQMQLQLGRVTRVQKHRKILRAAKNLEPDTLIIEYRGKVMLKQQFEVNGHFFKKPYPFVLFYSKFNDVEMCVDARTFGNDARFIRRSCTPNAEVRHMIAEGMIHLCIYAISQITKDAEVTIGFDYEFNSCNYKVDCACHKGNQNCPVQKHNQSPRENLLSTPSLPPPSPLVGAETRRRKARRRELESNQTLDQHQEAKELQGTSDTEERLLDEMKVEEGEEGEVDENGVIISSKRTCNSLERRRRRGGGSEVKEEGVESEDGAGNPAGNTSSPHNTGVGVSTRRTTYVVEAPSIEEKTSLPSLPAPVAPPKPARPTKPRPKSRISRYRSSSSQRARRQRQALAQQAAAAAAAAAMAAMPSSADPGASLDEEGSQGPYGAEHGHGESGLGGHFLDGDGNGLNCINRGNMRYPKTKKYLVTEWLNDKVPGGEKIHQEVPVERPLRITTDPTVLATTLNMLPGLSHSSLICTTPRHYVRFGSPFNPERRRPRPLQMDGTYGCYKKRWIKQVEDESCSASVEDGTESTSSQQSTSSRSTPNPLSSEVNAPFKKRRSKYMPETTPAPSDHLLRPLSPITPPLPEDCLHPPLHTPCGFLLPNGLAYSPMPSLPASRCNTPLQFENISSPEASPVHRPESISPEPCLQTDFDIPRPQFPDLSLPSSLESPVAVTSDDFSLPGGPSGHDSQGPSSVGTSSLNPVSCPPSDLTSQTREQAFRTEFNLIYTCSPLNANLGNPAATDRHLSQSEGGFSPAESFHSSISGQGLLGDVGSGSMSPYGEPHYGGGYPDSGTPPHTSNPPQKRKVSLLEYRKRKQGSGRDSEPTGSSSSLGSTPTRSGSQYSQDSHHPHCNQQMQPPASPHSCFSSAAHTSSIPQIEEVSPPDRQDNNNQWMVPTTVERLREGQVLERVLRSIKMERVYKRSDGSTEKESDAERYEMQAASMASPMKSPPVYSHQSSECHRQADSPSFLQQTSNSPFRGSYSPSSGQSFYPRLPTSQPGVSQDHPPSSFPSRTPDPTPTSSSDSRPPAGSLHQQSGSSNVDGGPAYGSSHLKASLLNSSGLVGTPTPGPRAHGQTKVDSGAHASRGSQQPVSRSLKSGSPGQAALQTGSRLLSATGSTHYQQRGTSLSQFQHSPLQGPGVRTQSGSF, from the exons ATGAGCATAGTAATCGCGCTGGGAGTCACCACACCTGAAACGTCTTACTCAGATATGGCTGCTGGATCAGA CCCTGAGTCAGTTGAAGCAAGCCCTGCCGTGaatgaaaaaaactacaacaaccACAGTTGTGGGAGTGCACAGAGTCATGGGTATCGGGGACTACCATATGCT ATGCAACAGTCTTCCGTTGTGTGTTGTCAGGATCACAACTATGGCGCGCCCCCTCCCCCCACCCCACCTGCTTCCCCGCTCTCCCAAACCATCATTCCTCGCATGGATCTCAACGGCGTGGTACGCAGCTCCCGCTATCACGAAGCTATCGAGGACAACTCAGCCGACAGCGACAGCTCTTCAGAAGAGGACGGGGCTGTGGCCAGCTGGTGTCACTGCAGCCTGACGCCGGACGGCCTGCTCATCAAATGTGACAATTGCAG GGGACTCGACAGGAGGAAAGGAACAGACAGccaacacagaaaaacagaaaatgtctcAG cTGGAGAAAGCAGTGCCACTGAGAGTGGTGACGAAGAGGTTTCTCCCTCCACAATCTCTTACACCGCCACCCAGCATACGCCCACCAGCATCAAACTCACTGTCAATCGGGTCAAAAGGAGCAAAtccaaaaagagaaagaagagcaCAGAGAAGGCCCGTGGGACACCAAAGGGCAAGAAAGTCAAG gcTTTCAGGGAGGGTTCAAGGAAGTCCATGAGGATGAAG aaAAACTCCAACTTGTGTTCTGTCCAGAACTCAACAACCGAGGCCAGCGTATTGGATGAGAACACAGCAGAGGGGTGGGAGAGCAGGATCCGCCAGTGGACGGACCAGTATGAAGAGGCTCTCGCCAACCAGTACAGTGCTGATGTGCAGACACTCCTGCAGCTTCACCGCGCTGCCACCACCCCCGACTCAAAGGAAGCACCTCCATCCAGTACACAGATCCACGCCTCAGTCGACGCCATGGACACCATCAACCGCACTGAGCTAGCCTGTAACAACACAGTGCTGGGCTCACAGATGCAG CTTCAACTGGGGCGTGTGACACGAGTGCAGAAACACAGGAAGATCCTCCGTGCAGCCAAGAACTTGGAACCAGACACGCTCATCATTGAATATCGGGGAAAGGTCATGCTCAAACAACAGTTTGAAGTGAACGGACACTTCTTCAAAAA ACCCTACCCATTTGTGCTCTTCTACTCAAAGTTTAATGATGTAGAGATGTGTGTTGATGCAAGGACCTTTGGGAATGACGCCCGCTTCATCAGGAGGTCTTGTACCCCCAATGCTGAG GTCAGACATATGATTGCTGAGGGCATGATCCATCTGTGTATATACGCCATCAGTCAAATCACAAAGGACGCTGAGGTCACCATTGGATTTGATTATGAGTTCAATAGCTG TAACTACAAAGTGGACTGTGCCTGCCATAAGGGCAATCAGAACTGCCCAGTGCAGAAGCACAACCAGAGCCCCAGGGAGAACCTGCTCAGTACCCCCTCCCTACCGCCTCCCTCCCCTCTGGTTGGTGCCGAGACCCGACGGAGAAAAGCCCGGAGGAGAGAGCTGGAGAGTAACCAGACCCTGGACCAGCACCAGGAGGCCAAAGAACTGCAGGGCACCAGTGATACAGag GAGAGACTGTTGGATGAAATgaaggtggaggagggagaggaaggagaggtgGATGAAAACGGGGTCATCATCTCCAGTAAAAGA ACATGTAACAGCTTGGAAAGGAGGCGCAGGAGAGGTGGAGGATcagaggtgaaggaggagggtGTGGAAAGTGAGGACGGGGCAGGAAACCCTGCTGGGAACACTTCCTCACCCCACAACACTGGAGTGGGGGTCAGCACACGGCGCACCACCTATGTCGTG GAAGCGCCATCTATTGAAGAAAAAACCTCATTACCCAGTCTGCCCGCCCCAGTTGCTCCCCCTAAGCCTGCACGACCTACCAAGCCTCGGCCCAAAAGTCGGATCTCTCGTTACCGGTCAAGTTCATCCCAGCGTGCGCGGCGGCAGCGCCAGGCCCTCGCCCAGCAGGcggcagcagctgctgcagctgcagcgaTGGCAGCAATGCCGTCATCAGCTGATCCTGGTGCTTCTCTGGACGAGGAGGGTTCTCAGGGCCCATATGGGGCTGAACATGGCCACGGTGAGAGTGGCCTCGGGGGTCATTTCCTAGATGGAGATGGCAACGGTCTAAACTGCATAAACAGAGGCAACATGCGCTACCCCAAGACCAAGAAG TACCTGGTGACAGAGTGGTTGAATGACAAAGTCCCTGGAGGAGAGAAAATCCACCAAGAGGTACCTGTTGAGCGCCCTCTACGGATAACCACTGACCCCACGGTGCTGGCCACCACCCTCAACATGCTGCCAGGCCTCTCTCACTCATCGCTCATCTGCACCACACCAAGACACTACGTCCGCTTCGGCTCCCCTTTCAACCCCGAGAGACGCCGCCCCCGCCCACTTCAAATGGACGGCACTTATGGCTGCTACAAGAAG AGATGGATAAAACAAGTGGAGGATGAGAGCTGTTCAGCCAGTGTGGAGGATGGTACAGAGTCCACCTCTTCCCAGCAAAGTACCAGTAGCAGATCCACTCCCAACCCCCTGTCCAGCG AAGTGAACGCACCGTTTAAGAAGCGCCGATCCAAGTACATGCCAGAGACGACACCAGCACCCTCGGACCACCTGCTTCGGCCGCTCTCACCCATCACACCTCCGCTCCCAGAGGACTGCCTCCACCCGCCGCTCCACACCCCCTGTGGCTTCCTGCTCCCCAACGGCCTGGCCTACTCCCCCATGCCCTCACTGCCCGCCAGCCGCTGCAACACACCGCTACAGTTTGAA AACATATCATCCCCTGAAGCGTCTCCTGTTCACCGGCCCGAGTCCATCTCTCCTGAG CCATGTCTTCAGACAGACTTTGACATCCCTCGGCCTCAGTTCCCTGACCTTTCCCTCCCCTCCAGCTTGGAGAGCCCTGTGGCTGTGACCTCAGATGACTTTTCTCTTCCTGGAGGCCCTTCAGGCCACGATTCCCAGGGCCCAtcatctgtagggaccagttcACTAAACCCAGTGTCCTGTCCTCCCTCGGACCTAACCTCCCAAACGAGGGAGCAGGCCTTCAGGACAGAATTCAACCTCATATACACCTGCTCACCCCTCAATGCAAACCTGGGGAACCCCGCGGCCACCGACCGCCACCTGTCCCAGTCAGAAGGTGGCTTTTCCCCAGCAGAGTCCTTCCACAGCTCCATCAGCGGGCAGGGGCTTCTGGGAGATGTGGGCTCTGGCTCCATGTCCCCCTATGGTGAGCCTCATTATGGGGGAGGCTACCCAGATAGTGGCACACCTCCTCACACCAGCAACCCACCACAAAAGAGGAAG GTGTCTTTGCTGGAGTACAGAAAGAGGAAGCAGGGTAGCGGTCGCGACTCAGAGCCAACTGGTAGCAGCTCCTCTCTGGGCAGCACCCCAACCCGCTCTGGCTCCCAGTACAGCCAGGACTCCCACCATCCCCACTGCAATCAGCAGATGCAGCCCCCGGCGTCCCCACACAGCTGCTTCTCTTCCGCAGCACACACCTCCTCCATCCCACAGATAGAGGAGGTCAGTCCTCCAGACCGCCAGGACAACAACAACCAGTG GATGGTCCCCACCACTGTTGAACGTCTAAGGGAAGGTCAGGTTCTGGAGCGCGTGCTAAGAAGCATCAAGATGGAGCGGGTTTACAAGCGGAGTGATGGCTCGACAGAGAAGGAATCTG ATGCAGAGCGATATGAGATGCAGGCAGCGTCTATGGCTTCTCCCATGAAGAGTCCCCCTGTGTACTCACACCAG tcaTCAGAGTGCCACCGGCAGGCCGACAGCCCCTCCTTCCTCCAACAAACTTCCAACTCTCCATTCCGAGGATCCTACAGTCCGTCATCAGGCCAGAGCTTCTACCCACGCCTTCCCACCTCTCAACCTGGAGTGTCCCAGGAccatcctccatcctccttccccAGTCGCACCCCCGACcccacccccacctcctcctctgactCCCGGCCGCCAGCAGGCTCTCTCCACCAGCAGAGTGGCAGCAGTAACGTGGACGGAGGCCCCGCCTACGGCAGCAGCCACTTAAAAGCGAGCCTTTTGAATAGCAGCGGCCTGGTGGGGACTCCCACCCCAGGACCCAGGGCCCACGGGCAGACTAAGGTAGACTCGGGTGCCCATGCCTCCAGGGGGAGTCAACAACCGGTGTCTCG